ggttTAGGGCCCCGGACGATTGGACGGGAATGGAGTTGCGGGGTCTCTCAGGACCAGGCGGCAACTCAGGGAAACTGAGATGAACTCTGGACATCTGTGCTTGGGGTCTGCTTCATTGGAAAGGAGCCGGGGTGGGAAAGATTCTACACTTTTGgttcccaccccccctccaggaGGAGAAACTCGCCAGTCCCCGCTGAGGGATGGGTAAAGGGTATTGCAAGAGACTCCCTGGAGCAGCTGCTCGAGTTGATCTGAGCACAggactgggaaagaaaaaaaaaaatgggcgaGGGGTGGTAAACCACCTACAAcgccttcctccctcttttctccatCACCCCTCCCTTTTCGTAGCTGCTGACGCGCTGGTGGTGCCTATTAATCATTCACCAGCCCAGAGCCGCGCCACTTAATGGCTGTGCGGCGCGGGGCTCCAGCCTCTCGGTCTCCCCTCTCCACGCTCGCGTGTGCCCAGGCGCCTGGGAGCGGGCTTGCGGGTGCGCGCAAGCAGCCGCTAGGCAATGCGCCCCGCCGGCGCCGGTCAGAGCCAAGCTCCCCTTAGCCGCTGCGTGCTACCCCAGGTGCCTGGCAGCAGTGAGCTGCGGGCAGGCGGGCAGGGTGCCGAGTGAGAGCGCAAGCGGCGGGGGCGCAAGGAGAGCGCTccagccccagcagccccagcagccccagcagccccAATTAGCTGAAATGTTCCCCAATGGCactgcctcctctccttcctctcctagCCCCAGCCCGGGCAGCTGCGGCGAAGGCGGCGGCAGCAGGGGCCCCGGGGCCGGCGCTGCGGGCGGCATGGAGGAGCCGGGGCGAAATGCGTCCCAGAACGGGACCTTGAGCGAGGGCCAGGGCAGCGCCATCCTCATCTCTTTTATCTACTCCGTGGTGTGCCTGGTGGGGCTGTGTGGTAACTCCATGGTCATCTACGTGATCCTGCGCTACGCCAAAATGAAGACGGCCACCAACATCTACATCCTGAACCTGGCCATCGCCGATGAGCTGCTCATGCTCAGTGTGCCATTTCTGGTCACCTCCACGTTGCTTCGCCACTGGCCCTTCGGCGCGCTGCTCTGCCGCCTCGTGCTCAGCGTGGACGCAGTCAACATGTTCACCAGCATCTACTGTCTGACTGTCCTTAGCGTGGACCGGTACGTGGCCGTGGTGCACCCCATCAAGGCAGCACGCTACCGCCGGCCCACCGTGGCCAAGGTGGTGAATCTGGGCGTGTGGGTGCTATCGCTGCTTGTCATTCTGCCCATCGTGGTCTTTTCGCGCACGGCGGCCAACAGTGATGGCACGGTGGCCTGCAACATGCTCATGCCTGAGCCCGCTCAGCGCTGGCTAGTGGGCTTCGTGTTGTACACGTTTCTCATGGGCTTCTTGCTGCCCGTCGGGGCCATCTGCCTGTGCTATGTGCTCATCATCGCCAAAATGCGCATGGTGGCCCTCAAGGCCGGCTGGCAGCAGCGCAAGCGCTCGGAGCGCAAGATCAccctgatggtgatgatggtggtgatggtgtttGTCATCTGCTGGATGCCTTTCTATGTAGTGCAGTTGGTCAACGTGTTTGCAGAGCAGGACGACGCCACGGTTAGCCAGCTGTCGGTCATCCTCGGCTACGCCAACAGCTGCGCCAATCCCATCCTCTATGGCTTCCTTTCGGACAACTTCAAGCGCTCTTTCCAGCGCATCCTGTGCCTCAGCTGGATGGACAACGCCGCCGAGGAGCCTGTCGACTACTACGCCACGGCCCTCAAGAGTCGCGCTTACAGCGTGGAGGACTTCCAGCCGGAGAACCTGGAGTCTGGAGGCGGTGTGTTCCGTAATGGCACCTGTACGTCTCGGATCACGACTCTCTGAGCCTTGGCCACGCAAGGGCCCTGCGCCAcgggaggaggaagatgaggaggagaaagggaggcagggtGCGAGAGGTGAAAGTATCCCCGGCGTCTGGGTGCGGTGGGGCAAAGTGGGGCTAAGACACTGTGTGCGTGTGGGGTGGAGAGACCTGGGAGAGTCGTGCGACAAAGTTGGAACTGGGCACTTTGCTTATAAATCGGGAAGGCTTAAGGGCCCCTTTCTCCTCTGTCTGCTACTTTCGCTCCTTCCTACACTGCGCTTGCACTTCTGCGCCCCTCTATGCTCCCCACTCTGTAACTTGGATCTTTCCTTCCGCCCCGTCCTGCAGGTGCAGATCATGAACTCATAAACGTCGCCAACTCTGCCTGACCCTCAGCCCGGCCAGCCGTTATTTTTGTTTGAGCTGAGCCACAGTTACCGCCACGGGTTTCCCACGGGATGAGTCCCCAGCTCGCCctcagccccgccccgccgcgccccTCCGCTAGCCAGAGACTGCCTGGCGCCCCTAGCGGAGTCTAGAGAATCACCGCTCTGCGTTTGCGCATCCCCGTTTGACGGGAAGTAGGACTGGAGAATGAACTAGGCAGtaggtctttttcttctttcaggtgGGGTTGTGCCCTTGCCCGAACCCCCTCGCCACTCCCTCTCCACCCAGGGCGGAGCCAGGTGCTTAGTAAAATCGGTCCCGCGCTTCGAACCCCGGGCATTTTGTAGTCCCCATCTAAACCCCACTTGGAGCAAAAAGGAACTGAGGACCAGGAGTTTTTTAGAAGATTCCAGGGTTTGGCGGATTGTAACGGAAGGGATTGTAACGGAAACCACCCTGTTTTCCGGCTCACAACCGGCGCTTTTGATTTCAAAGACCAAGTGCTGGGCACTCCCAGGACACTGCTGGTCTGCCTTAGGCCGGGCGAGTCAGGGCGCACTTTCTGCGGGGCCGCCTGGGAGTCGAGGCTGCTGCCGCTACACTAGGATTTCTCCCTCACCTAAGCTTCTGGAGGTGCAGATGTAAGAGCAACAACAGACTCGGTTCCTGCCCCGGTTTATGTCGAAGACCAGGCACCGGGGCTAGGACCTCCGTGGCGCCTTCTGAGCCTTGGCCAATCCCGACCGCGTTGCTGCCGCCCGCAGGCTAAAGAGTGCGGCCTGCCTGGCCCCTGAAGGTTGCTGCCTTTCAAGTGGTGCCTAATAAGTTATTTTCTTGATTaacatgtttgtttctttatttatttgtggtaTTTGAAAATGTGTCTCTGCTTTGCTATTCTCTACTTGCCTAACCCGGGGCCTTTTCTTCAGgacactgggggtggggatggaggtgacagtggggggggggggggggagctctcTCCCTAAGCCCCACTCAAAACCCGTCTTCTTTGTTGggccctcttttctttttgcttatgttCAGTGAAGTTTGGAGATTCTGTTATACTTTTCTTATGTAGTCTCTTGTTTGTCTTATAATAATCATCATGatgataaataaataggtaaCGTGGCTTAGCCTCCTCCCATGCCGAGTGGAATGTCCGGAATTCCTTCCAACATCACCCTATGTATgactttatttctgctttttacatattatgaatatttatctTGCTCCATCGTCATGAGTCCTCGAGACAATTGCCAAATACAGCCACTAGCAGTGAGAGATGCAAGGCTGCGGGAGCACTTTCAGATGCGGGCGTTCAAGCAAGCACTCAGGTCTGGAGCTGAGAAATCTGATTCAGACAGATTTTAATCAGTGTTGAGAATGTCCCTGGTTAGGTCCCTGCTTCTTCTAAGTTCCAGCATAGGTGATTCTAATATACATTCTGGTTAGCATTGTCCCTTCTTTTTCACACACTGAAAGTAGAGTAATTTGTGTCTGTGTTTAATCTTACCAACTACATTGGAAGCCTGAGCAGGGCAAGGACCAATAATTTCACTTCTTTGTATTTCCTGTATTGCTTTAGTATGCTGGCATgtacatagtaggcactaaaTACATGTTTGTTGGCTGATTGTTTAAGAAAGCCAGAGTGTATTACAACCATTGGGTGATACTAAATCTGGGGCTGTCATGGACATGATACACAATGGTTGAAACCACTATAGAAAAAGATGTTTTGTGTAATATTTGCTTCAAGAACATTGTGCTTTCCTGAAAGCAGTAACCAAGAGTTAAAATGTCTGTAATGTTTTGTTTAAACTAATGAACAAACATATGCTTTTGGTTATACATCATAAAGTTTAGCTCTGTcccttaataatatatattattactactttggaaaatagatttttaatggTTAAGAACAATGAAATTTACAAAGCTAAATCTTGATCATTATCCTCTTTAGAGGATACAAATCCAGTGCTCTTAACATGTTACCATcgtaatattaatgaaataaacaaatgtattatGTTGTTGCAAGTTGTCTAACTTTGCCATTTGAATTTTACTGTTTCAAGGGATTACTCAAAAACACATTACATGGGCTTGGTCGCTTTATGTTtcacttagattttaaaaagaaaggtttcaGATTACTTTGGGAATTTTACCAAGATTGGGGTTAtactttgaattattattttttttttaaaaaagaaaagtctgttagttcagagaaagaggaaaagcaacTTTGAGTCAGTATGAATAGGAAGCAGTGTAGTGGCCTGTAGTCTTTATGGTCTGTTCTTGTCGCCAAACTAACTAGATGATACCTCAGTCTTTGCCAGATTAAATTACTGTCTTCCCTCACTTATGACCTCAGTTCGACGATGGCCTTTCTATCCCTAGAAGAATTTAAGATactagagaaaatttttaaaagactttatttttcaggGCAGTTTTCTTTTCATAGCAAAATAAGTGGAAAGCAATATTTCCCAAGCAGGCAATAGCAGTGATTCCAGAGCgagagtggtggtgggggggggggggggggttggtcaaAAAGCTACAAATGCTGTAACTCTAGGCTTTATAGTTCTATACATGATCTCAGTATGACTAAGGATAGCTggacttttgtctttttaaactatttttaaaagctatagcAAGGTGGCAAACTGAACTCATAACTTAGatatgcagagaaaacattttgttattttggttttaacTAACCTGAACATTATTCCAAGCCCCTTCCAACTGGCtagctgggagaaaaaaattaaataaatattcaaacatCCAATTGAACTGagccctctctgccctttgccctcTGTAAACAGGTGGTTTGTCTCTCAAGATGATTCCTTCTATAGTTTGTTGAAATCTGCAGCTTCTGGAGTTTATGATCCAACCTCTCAGCTTAGTGAGGGCCACACTCAGCTCCTGTGGGCTGTGACCTTTTCAGAGTCTTCCACAGTGTTCCTCCAGCCCACTGGTCTGGGAGGCTACCCTTGACTCTGCACAGAAGGAATGATCTCGCCCTGCCATAGGCAGCCCCATGGTGAGCCTCTTGGCTCAGCGGCTAGGGGAATCTAGGGTGGCTGTGGACTGGTGACCCTCTGGATCTCCTGTCTGGGATCTTCTTTATGTGGCTCTGTCTTGGGCCTTTTGCATCTCTCCTTACCTTTGTCAACCTCACTTCTCAAAACCGTTCCACTCACCCCACGTCTCCTTTCCACTAGAGAAAGTACAAAGGAGAGGAGTCCTTTAGTCTTAGCCCTTGATGTGCTAAAGCAGGATGAAAGGATTTGGTGAATCTCTGTGCAACCCACTACCCCCATTGCCTCACCTGATTTCCAAGGTTTTTTTTGCATTGCCTACAAGTTGAAGACAAGCCCTCTCCTATCCTAAGGTGATGAATCTCATCTCAGAATGAGAGACTGCAATgaaacatgatttattttattattattttttaagttcacttattttgagagagacagagatgcacacatggggaggggaagagagacggagaaagaatcccaagcaggctccctactggcagcatagagcccgacatagggcttgaactcaccaaccgtgagatcatgacctgagctgaaagcaagggtcagatgcttgacagactgagccacccaggcccctgaaCATGATTCATGAAATATGTTAAGATGTATCATTCTAATGTCTATGAACTATTATCTCTCTTACTAGTGACGTTTGTGTCCTAGAGGAGAATTCCTCAGGCCATTTTCTCACACAATATCCCAAAACAGGATCATGTTGAAAATCTTTCATGCCTCATGTAATTTAACCCTGATCATTGCACCAAATGCTGTCTGTATGCATGATTTTGGCCTGAGAAGAAAGGTAAGGCATTCTTCTGGAAAATATTAtggaagatacatttttaaaatctgtgataTATTTCCAACTTATTTTAAACCAATATTAGAGATATCATATTTATATCAATCTTCTAAAAACCACCTTGGTAGTGGGGTAGCTTTGTAAATCTTGCTCATTACCTTCTATATTCCAATGTACCACATCAGAGAGGTTAGGCACAAAACTGAAATGATTGATAGATGTTCACATAATAGTTACAGTGGTgtgtgcttaaaaaaataaagcattgcaGTCTATGCTGCTATCTCATTGCACCATACACCTTTGAGCTAATGAGAACCTCTTCCATATATTCAGATGGAAATCTTGCTTTTCATTCAGCACATTTCAGTTTGCTGGTTTTAAAAGAAGGCAGAGAGGTTCAACATTGTTACATGGTTTCCCTGGAGGAAGGCAGGCACAGAGATAATGTTGTAAGTGATCATTTActattttgttaaatatctaGAGAAAAGCATTCTAGGTAGTGTACTCATGAAAGGATTTGTACTAAGGGTGATCAGATATAGTCCAGTTTCTGATTTCAACTATAAAGGAAAGGAATGTGTCTCTACAATGATGATAAAGTTGAGGAGGCCTATGAACACAAGCAACCAGTGCAAactaaaattatcaaaataccTGCTTGTCAAACTGTTGGGTGGAGGGGAACATCATCTAGAAAggagatataatttaaaataaaaaccctttGGTAAAGTTCACTTTGATAATGAAcctaattattttcaaaacacatatgAAACTTAATCTTATTAGTCAATAGTTGGAAATATTACACACATTTAAGACTGAGACTAATGGTCTTAAAATTCTTTGGAACAATAGTGAGCTTaagactctaaaaataaaaatctctttaagcCAGATTGATTCAAGTATTCAATTTTGAAAGGacaagaagtattttaaaaaaatgagaggtgGGGAATGGTATCAGCTATCATACTATCCTCACAGTAGAGTTCAACTCTGTGCCCTCCTCATTGCCTTCGTGCCCAGCCCGGCTAGGGATGAAGATCTCAAGCACTTccagctttaaaaattaaagggacacctgggtggctcagtccgttgagcatctgacttctgctcaggttatgatgttgCAGTTTTttagatcgagccccacattgggcttactgctgttagcacggagcccactttggatcctctatcctcctctctctgcccctgccccgcttgtgctctctctctctcaaaaataaacatttttaaaagttttaaaaattaaaattaaaaacgaCTTACTATGTATCAGAGCCCACTTGTAAGACTGTATGTTGTGGAAACACTGTAGAATATCGCCTACAAAAACAGTTCTGACTTTCACAATAATAATACCTGTATCAAAAGACAACTAatactccatttacatttaaatagggagagagaaaaaaatccaagacaTGATAAGCAAGCAGGAAAACATTTTACAATGGCACATGTGGTTTACATGACTATTCTGGGAAAGGCTATCTAAATATTGATGAACAATAGCTCTCGCggtgtctttctgtctctataaccCTCGAATAATTCATTAATCTAGCTAATATTATTAGCAGTGGCAAAATCTCTATTCAAAGTCAATAATTAAACATTCTCCTTCATGTCCAATGAGCCACTCTAACTAGCAAATCAAGCAGATgtctgtatggttttttttttcaagagactCCTTAGTCTctctatacatatatacgtatataaacTCTATGTAGGATCTGaacctaaaacacacacacatatacacacacacacgcacgcatgtacacacacaccttaaacaaaaaggaatttcTTAGGTAATAATGGGTGAAATAGAATTTCATgactctgtctccccttctcttttaAGGGCCCAATCTCCCACCATCGTTGCCCTGCTCAGAAgcctttttctcttactttatctACTCCCAACAGAGCTCTTCTCAGAAGATTTCCTTTGATTTGTAGTTTATATCACTGACAAGACTTCAAGTGTT
The sequence above is a segment of the Panthera leo isolate Ple1 chromosome B3, P.leo_Ple1_pat1.1, whole genome shotgun sequence genome. Coding sequences within it:
- the SSTR1 gene encoding somatostatin receptor type 1; this translates as MFPNGTASSPSSPSPSPGSCGEGGGSRGPGAGAAGGMEEPGRNASQNGTLSEGQGSAILISFIYSVVCLVGLCGNSMVIYVILRYAKMKTATNIYILNLAIADELLMLSVPFLVTSTLLRHWPFGALLCRLVLSVDAVNMFTSIYCLTVLSVDRYVAVVHPIKAARYRRPTVAKVVNLGVWVLSLLVILPIVVFSRTAANSDGTVACNMLMPEPAQRWLVGFVLYTFLMGFLLPVGAICLCYVLIIAKMRMVALKAGWQQRKRSERKITLMVMMVVMVFVICWMPFYVVQLVNVFAEQDDATVSQLSVILGYANSCANPILYGFLSDNFKRSFQRILCLSWMDNAAEEPVDYYATALKSRAYSVEDFQPENLESGGGVFRNGTCTSRITTL